Proteins co-encoded in one Flavobacterium fluviale genomic window:
- a CDS encoding VOC family protein has product MENQNHSNDNTPKVTGIGGIFFFLDNPKETKDWYAKNLGLEINDWGSASFESRNLDNPEQIESTQWCPFKKGDEYFSPSKKDFMVNYRVQNIEGLLEKLKQNGVTVLDDIETYDYGKFVHIMDTEGNKIELWEPN; this is encoded by the coding sequence ATGGAAAACCAAAACCATTCAAACGACAACACGCCAAAAGTGACTGGAATTGGCGGTATTTTCTTTTTTCTAGATAATCCAAAGGAAACTAAAGATTGGTACGCCAAAAACTTAGGATTAGAAATTAATGATTGGGGTTCAGCAAGTTTTGAATCGAGAAATCTTGATAATCCAGAGCAAATCGAATCGACTCAATGGTGCCCTTTTAAAAAAGGAGATGAATATTTTTCTCCATCTAAAAAAGACTTTATGGTTAATTACCGTGTTCAAAATATCGAAGGACTTTTAGAAAAACTCAAACAAAACGGCGTAACTGTCCTAGACGATATTGAAACGTACGATTACGGGAAATTTGTACATATAATGGATACCGAAGGCAATAAAATAGAGCTTTGGGAACCGAATTAA